From the genome of Vulpes lagopus strain Blue_001 chromosome 2, ASM1834538v1, whole genome shotgun sequence, one region includes:
- the KLK14 gene encoding kallikrein-14 codes for MFLLLTALQIIALAMAQSQGDENKIIGGYTCIQNSQPWQAALLAGPFRRFLCGGALLSRQWAITAAHCARPILRIALGKHNLKNWEATQQVLRVVRQVPHPRYNSQTHNNDLMLLQLERPIQLGRAVRPITIASSCARPGTPCLVSGWGTTSSPIVRYPNSLQCVNINISSDQECRQAYSQAITVGMVCAGVPQGGKDSCQGDSGGPLVCKGQLQGLVSWGMEHCALPGYPGVYTNLCKYRTWIQNTIWSK; via the exons ATGTTCCTCCTGCTGACAGCACTCCAGATCATAGCTCTAG CCATGGCACAGAGCCAAGGGGATGAGAACAAGATAATTGGTGGTTATACATGCATCCAGAACTCCCAGCCATGGCAGGCAGCCCTGCTGGCAGGTCCCTTTCGTCGTTTCCTCTGTGGAGGGGCCCTGCTGTCACGCCAGTGGGCCATCACCGCTGCTCACTGTGCACGCCC GATCCTTCGCATAGCCCTGGGCAAGCACAACCTGAAGAACTGGGAGGCCACCCAGCAGGTGCTGCGTGTAGTTCGCCAGGTGCCACACCCCCGGTACAACTCCCAGACCCACAATAACGACCTGATGCTGCTGCAGCTGGAGCGGCCCATTCAGCTGGGGAGGGCAGTGAGGCCCATCACCATAGCCAGCTCCTGTGCCCGCCCAGGAACTCCCTGCCTCGTGTCGGGCTGGGGTACCACATCTAGCCCCATCG TCAGGTACCCTAACTCCCTGCAATGCGTGAACATCAATATCTCCTCGGATCAGGAGTGTCGGCAGGCTTATTCCCAAGCCATCACCGTTGGCATGGTCTGTGCAGGTGTTCCCCAAGGTGGGAAGGACTCTTGTCAG GGTGACTCGGGGGGACCCCTGGTGTGCAAAGGACAGCTCCAAGGCCTCGTGTCCTGGGGGATGGAGCATTGTGCCCTGCCCGGCTACCCTGGAGTCTACACCAACCTGTGCAAGTACCGAACCTGGATCCAGAACACCATATGGAGCAAATGA